From the Candidatus Saccharibacteria bacterium genome, the window GCTCTGCTGATATAGTGCTTGAAGTAACGGCAAATGACGAATCTTCGCGCGGGCTGTGGCTGGGTGAAAATGGCATCATTGCCCACGCAAACGCTGCGCAAACGCTCATTAGCTGCGCGACGCTATCAGTAGAGTGGGTCGACGAGCTTGTGCGGGCGTGTGCCGAAAAAGGCCTAACGTTTCTCGACATGCCCATGACTGGCAGTCGGGCGGGAGCAGAGGGCGGCACCATGTTGCTACTAGTTGGTGGTGACGAGCAAAAACTAAACGAAGTAAAACCGCATCTGGAGAAAATAGCTTCCCAGGTGAAACTATTCGGCCCGGCTGGTTATGGCACACGCATAAAATTGGTTTTGAACTGTTTGCAGGCCGTGCACTTGGCAGGGTTCGGCGAAGCCATGCGTCTCGCAAACGCATTCGGACTAGACCAAAAGCTAACAGGTGAGATGCTGGCGGAAAAGCCCGGCGGCGCCACTACGCAAATGGCCTGGCGAGATTACCAAAACTACCCCGACCCCATAAACTTTGCCGTAGAACTCATAGCCAAAGACGAAACCTATGCGCTGCGCAACATCGACCCAGCGCAGGTGCCGCTCATCTCGCAAACACTGGCGGCATACCAAAGAGCGATTGACGAGGGTCATGCTCATGACGACTGGACGTACATAGCGCGATGATTAAGGCTATCATCTTTGACTGTTTTGGAGTGCTTGTCGGGAAGGGTATATGGCGTACGTACGAATCGGCGGGCGGGAACCCGCTGTGCGACAAGGCATTTCTGGACGATATTATCTACCGTGAGTGCGCAGGGGAGGT encodes:
- a CDS encoding NAD(P)-dependent oxidoreductase; the encoded protein is MIKIAVLGLGIMGHGIASNFLKQGYELTVWNRSLDKAEDLVARGARLAASVADAVGSADIVLEVTANDESSRGLWLGENGIIAHANAAQTLISCATLSVEWVDELVRACAEKGLTFLDMPMTGSRAGAEGGTMLLLVGGDEQKLNEVKPHLEKIASQVKLFGPAGYGTRIKLVLNCLQAVHLAGFGEAMRLANAFGLDQKLTGEMLAEKPGGATTQMAWRDYQNYPDPINFAVELIAKDETYALRNIDPAQVPLISQTLAAYQRAIDEGHAHDDWTYIAR